Proteins encoded in a region of the Oncorhynchus clarkii lewisi isolate Uvic-CL-2024 chromosome 18, UVic_Ocla_1.0, whole genome shotgun sequence genome:
- the LOC139372716 gene encoding protein FAM8A1-like, protein MATASTTENGPTSRSEESQEAQTNVNATTEYCAKLQEWMWQYYWGYANWQNWMTLTTFPFPPCNFPVAGNYQAPPGTPWPAGQPTLDARYGYNYPGIGYPFPFPAPPTTGFQTGQQMTAGTLPHDARPVQQQNGNAPQAGREYTIPSPLHRFLAETVDFFILFCVKATIILWIMHLSGMKDITKFVTHFIVEEIDENTSMEDLQKMMAVALVYRVLVCFYEIICIWGAGGATPGKFLLGLRVVTCNSSVLVRPNRVLVVPASNVTLSASTVRALNKNFSIAFLFPVFIILLFFQHNRTVYDVVAGTIVVQRRGAR, encoded by the exons ATGGCCACAGCCAGTACTACAGAGAATGGACCGACTTCGCGTTCCGAGGAGAGCCAAGAAGCGCAAACAAATGTCAACGCCACAACTGAATACTGCGCAAAGTTACAGGAATGGATGTGGCAGTACTACTGGGGCTATGCAAATTGGCAAAACTGGATGACTCTGACTACGTTTCCTTTCCCCCCGTGCAATTTTCCCGTAGCTGGAAACTATCAAGCACCGCCTGGAACTCCATGGCCCGCTGGACAACCAACTTTAGATGCCCGATATGGGTACAACTATCCGGGAATAGGGTACCCCTTTCCATTCCCTGCGCCCCCGACTACGGGGTTTCAGACAGGGCAGCAGATGACAGCTGGGACACTGCCTCATGATGCAAGGCCAGTGCAACAACAGAACGGAAACGCACCTCAAGCAG GTCGGGAATACACCATCCCTTCTCCCCTCCACAGATTCCTAGCAGAGACTGTGGacttctttattttattttgtgtcaAGGCAACCATCATCCTGTGGATTATGCACCTTAGTGGCATGAA GGACATCACTAAGTTTGTCACCCACTTCATAGTTGAGGAGATAGATGAGAACACGTCTATGGAGGACCTGCAGAAGATGATGGCAGTAGCTCTGGTCTACAGGGTGCTGGTCTGTTTCTATGAG atcaTCTGTATCTGGGGGGCGGGCGGTGCCACCCCAGGGAAGTTCCTCCTTGGTCTTCGGGTCGTGACATGTAACAGTTCAGTCCTGGTCCGACCTAACCGGGTACTGGTGGTACCGGCATCTAACGTCACCCTGTCAGC TTCCACGGTGCGGGCGTTGAACAAGAACTTCTCCATTGCCTTCCTGTTCCCCGTCTTCattatcctcctcttcttccaacaCAACAGGACTGTCTATGACGTGGTAGCTGGTACCATCGTGGTGCAGCGCAGAGGGGCCAGATAA